In the Sandaracinus amylolyticus genome, CGTCGTCGCCGCAGCCGACGGTGAGCGCGACGAGGAGCGTCGTGAGAGCGATCGAAGTGAAGGACTGCATCGCGTACATGGTACCCGTCCCTGCTTCCGGTTGACGGTGGTGTGACGCCGACGGATGATTCAGGCGATTTCGGGGGTGTTTCGCGCGTTTGCGTGCGTACCTCGGCCCGGCAGGAGAATCGACGCGGTGAAGGAGAGAAAGCTCGACGTGGTGATCCTGGGGGGCGGCCTCGCAGGCACGCTCCTCGGCCGCCAGCTGCGCATGGCGAAGCCCGAGCTCGCGATGGAGATCTTCGAGCGGGACATCGAGCGCGGCTTCAAGGTCGGCGAGAGCACCGTCGAGATCGCGGCGAACTATCTCATCCGCCGCCAGAAGCTCAATCGCTACCTGTTCATGAACCAGCTGCCGAAGAACAGCCTCCGGTTCTTCTTCGACAACGCGCAGAAGAACGCCCCGCTCGAGCAGATGAGCGAGATCGGCGTCTACCACCTGCCGCCGCTGCCCTCGTTCCAGCTCGATCGCGCGCGCCTCGAGCAGGACCTGATCGAGATGAACGACGCGGAGGGCACGCCGGTGCACCTCGGCGCGACGGTGCGCGAGGTCCACCTCGACGGCGAGCGCGAGCATCGCGTCGTCATCGAGCATCGTGGCGGCGAGAAGGAGACGATCCGCGCGCGCTGGGTGCTCGACTGCACCGGTCGCGCATCGCCGATCGCGCGCCAGCGCGGCTATCGCATGCGCACGCCGGAGCACCACATCGCGGCGGTCTGGGCGCGCGGCGCGAACGTGACCGACATGGATCAGTGGCCCGTCGAGGAGTGGCGCGCGAAGGCTCGTTTCACGCCGCGCACGCTGTCGACGAACCACTTCTGTTACGACGGCTACTGGATCTGGTTCATCCCGCTCTCGTGCGATCTCATCTCGCTCGGGATCGTCATCGACGCCGAGAAGTTCGATCCGCGCTGGCGCACCAAGGAGGGCTTCCTCTCGTGCCTGCGCGCGCACGGCGCTCCGGGCTCGATGCTCGAGAAGGCCGAGCTCGTCGACGTCGGCAGCTACGCGCAGCTCAGCTATCGCAGCAAGAAGGTCTTCGCGGGCGAGGAGCGGTGGGGCTTCAGCGGTGAGAGCGCGGCGTTCACCGACCCGTTCTACTCGCCGGGCTCCGACTTCATCGCGATCGAGAACGACATGCTCAGCGACCTCGTGGTGCGCGAGCTGAACGGCGAGGACATCCGCGAGCGCAGCGCGCTCTACGACGAGATGGTCCAGTTCCGGTTCGAGAACACGCTCCTGCTCTACGCCGGTCTCTACAAGACCTTCGGCAGCTACGAGCTCTTCAAGGAGAAGTGCTACTTCGACTGCGCGTCGTACTACAACCTCTGGGTCGACGCGTACATGCAGGACCACCACCTGGACCTGCGCTGGGTGCGCACGCAGCTGCGCCGCAAGGACTACGTCCTCTCGGCGATGCGCAACTTCAACCGCTTCTTCCAGCGCGCGGCCGACGACTTCAAGAAGGACGGCCGCTACTTCCGCAAGAACCTCGGCCACGACGTGCTCAACGGCGTCGAGGCGTTCGGCGTGTTCGACGGACTCGGCAAGGGCCGCACGCGCCGCGAGATCAACGACCGCACCGAGATGATCTTCAACAAGACGCGCGAGGCGATGTTGAAGATCATCGCCGACGAGCGCGTCGAGGTCCCGATGCCCGAGAGCATGCAGTACGTGCAGCCGGAGCTCCCGAAGGGCCCGGTGCCCCTCGAGGACTTCATGGGTGACGTCGATCTCCGCACGATGAAGCCCGTCGCGACGACGACCTGATGCCTCGCTGGCTGCGCATCATCCTGACCGGCTGGGCGTTCTTCCTCTTCTTCGTGGGGAGCCCGCTGATCGGCATCGTCGTGCTCCCGCTCCTTCGCCTCGTCGCGAAGGATCGCGAGGATCACCGGCGTCGCTGCACGCGCGTGATCGGTCGGCTGCACCGCGTGTTCACGTGGTGGATGAAGGTCTCCGGTCTCGTCGCGCCGCCCGCGATGCCCGAGCTCCCCGGCGTCGCGCCCGGCGCGCCCTACGTGATGATCACGAACCACCCCTCGCTCATCGACGTGATCCTGCTGCTGGGATCGTTCGAGGGCCTCACCTGCGTGGTGAAGGGGAGCTGGTATCGCTCGCTCGTGCTCGGCCCGCTGCTCAAGCAGACCGCGTATCTGCCCGGGCCCGGCAGCGGCGCCGAGGAGAGCGACGACATGCTGGGCACGATGGTCGAGCACCTGCAGACGGGTCACCCGCTGCTCGTGTTCCCCGAGGGCACGCGCTCGCTGAAGAACCGCATGCATCGGTTCCGTCGCGGCGCGGTCGAGGCCGCGGTGCGCGCGAAGGTGCCGATCGTCGCGCTCTTCGTCGCGATCGATCGCCCTTTCCTCATGAAGGGCGTTCCGTTCTGGCACGTGCCGAAGGACACCGCGACGTACTCGATCGAGACGCTCGAGGTGATCGACACGCGCGACGTCCCGGTCGAGCGCGCGAAGGCGCTCAACGCGGAGCTGCAGGCGAAGTTCCAGGCGCGCTTCCAGCGCATGCTCGCGGACCGCGTCGAGCACGCGGTCCACCCCTCCGCGCCGCCGCCCGCGCCGCGCGAGGACCGCGCCGCCGCCTGAGGCCTACCGGAGTGCTCGTCCCGCCGGTCCCGGACGGGAGCGCGCGGAGCGCGCGGACGGTAAGGGCCGGCGGGCGA is a window encoding:
- a CDS encoding lysophospholipid acyltransferase family protein, which produces MPRWLRIILTGWAFFLFFVGSPLIGIVVLPLLRLVAKDREDHRRRCTRVIGRLHRVFTWWMKVSGLVAPPAMPELPGVAPGAPYVMITNHPSLIDVILLLGSFEGLTCVVKGSWYRSLVLGPLLKQTAYLPGPGSGAEESDDMLGTMVEHLQTGHPLLVFPEGTRSLKNRMHRFRRGAVEAAVRAKVPIVALFVAIDRPFLMKGVPFWHVPKDTATYSIETLEVIDTRDVPVERAKALNAELQAKFQARFQRMLADRVEHAVHPSAPPPAPREDRAAA
- a CDS encoding NAD(P)/FAD-dependent oxidoreductase, coding for MKERKLDVVILGGGLAGTLLGRQLRMAKPELAMEIFERDIERGFKVGESTVEIAANYLIRRQKLNRYLFMNQLPKNSLRFFFDNAQKNAPLEQMSEIGVYHLPPLPSFQLDRARLEQDLIEMNDAEGTPVHLGATVREVHLDGEREHRVVIEHRGGEKETIRARWVLDCTGRASPIARQRGYRMRTPEHHIAAVWARGANVTDMDQWPVEEWRAKARFTPRTLSTNHFCYDGYWIWFIPLSCDLISLGIVIDAEKFDPRWRTKEGFLSCLRAHGAPGSMLEKAELVDVGSYAQLSYRSKKVFAGEERWGFSGESAAFTDPFYSPGSDFIAIENDMLSDLVVRELNGEDIRERSALYDEMVQFRFENTLLLYAGLYKTFGSYELFKEKCYFDCASYYNLWVDAYMQDHHLDLRWVRTQLRRKDYVLSAMRNFNRFFQRAADDFKKDGRYFRKNLGHDVLNGVEAFGVFDGLGKGRTRREINDRTEMIFNKTREAMLKIIADERVEVPMPESMQYVQPELPKGPVPLEDFMGDVDLRTMKPVATTT